From Streptomyces durmitorensis, a single genomic window includes:
- a CDS encoding glycoside hydrolase family 6 protein — protein sequence MSRTHTRHRRSRTLFLAALATVLATTGGTALAVGDSPGGTAAAQAAAARVDNPYAGAKPYVNPEWSAKAAAEPGGDAIADQPTGVWLDRIAAIEGAGDSMGLRDHLDEALQQGAGVIQLVIYNLPGRDCAALASNGELGPTEIGKYQTDYIDPIAAILADAKYANLRIVTTVEIDSLPNLVTNTGGRPTATPQCDVMKANGNYVKGVGYALRKLGAVPNVYNYVDAGHHGWIGWDDNFAASAQVMHQAATADGGSVDNVHGFITNTANYSALKESNFKIGDTVNGRSVRESTWVDWNRSVDELSFAQSFRGQLVSTGFRSDIGMLIDTSRNGWGGAARPAGPGPTTDVNTYVEGGRNDRRIHIGNWCNQSGAGLGERPTTAPETGIDAYVWIKPPGESDGSSKEIPNDEGKGFDRMCDPTYEGNPRNGFNPSGALPDAPISGKWFSAQFQELLNNAYPAL from the coding sequence ATGAGCCGCACGCACACCAGGCACCGCAGATCCCGCACCCTCTTCCTGGCCGCACTGGCCACCGTCCTCGCCACGACCGGCGGCACCGCGCTCGCCGTGGGCGACAGTCCGGGCGGCACGGCCGCGGCCCAAGCGGCGGCGGCGCGCGTCGACAACCCGTACGCGGGCGCCAAGCCCTATGTGAACCCCGAGTGGTCGGCGAAGGCCGCCGCCGAGCCGGGCGGCGACGCCATCGCGGACCAGCCCACCGGCGTCTGGCTCGACCGGATCGCCGCGATCGAGGGCGCGGGAGACTCGATGGGCCTGCGCGACCACCTCGACGAGGCGCTCCAACAGGGCGCGGGCGTCATCCAGTTGGTCATCTACAACCTGCCGGGCCGGGACTGTGCCGCGCTCGCCTCCAACGGCGAGCTCGGCCCCACCGAGATCGGCAAGTACCAGACCGACTACATCGACCCGATCGCCGCGATCCTCGCCGACGCCAAGTACGCGAACCTGCGCATCGTCACGACCGTCGAGATCGACTCGCTGCCCAACCTGGTCACCAACACCGGCGGGCGCCCCACCGCGACACCCCAGTGCGACGTGATGAAGGCCAACGGCAACTACGTGAAGGGCGTCGGCTACGCCCTGCGCAAGCTCGGCGCCGTCCCGAACGTCTACAACTACGTGGACGCGGGCCACCACGGCTGGATCGGCTGGGACGACAACTTCGCCGCGTCCGCCCAGGTCATGCACCAGGCGGCGACCGCCGACGGCGGCAGCGTCGACAACGTGCACGGCTTCATCACCAACACGGCCAACTACAGCGCCCTCAAGGAGAGCAACTTCAAGATCGGCGACACCGTCAACGGCCGGTCGGTCCGCGAGTCCACATGGGTCGACTGGAACCGCTCCGTCGACGAGCTCTCCTTCGCCCAGTCGTTCCGGGGCCAGCTCGTCTCCACCGGCTTCAGGTCCGACATCGGCATGCTGATCGACACCTCCCGCAACGGCTGGGGCGGCGCGGCCCGGCCTGCGGGCCCCGGTCCCACCACGGACGTCAACACCTACGTGGAGGGCGGTCGCAACGACCGGCGCATCCACATAGGCAACTGGTGCAACCAGTCCGGCGCGGGCCTCGGTGAACGGCCGACGACGGCCCCGGAGACGGGCATCGACGCCTACGTATGGATCAAGCCGCCGGGTGAGTCCGACGGATCGAGCAAGGAGATCCCGAACGACGAGGGCAAGGGCTTCGACCGCATGTGTGACCCGACGTACGAGGGCAAT
- a CDS encoding glycoside hydrolase family 5 protein, with product MPRPPHLLRPPRLLRPSHLLRTLAVLAGAVLIAAGLATPSALPTAVAAQAAAAAPPVLHAEGNRLVDADGAAHRLLGVNRSGGEFACVQGYGIFDGPVDDASVKAIADWKANTVRIPLNEECWLGTDNIDPRYAGANYTSAIEELARRVQDHGMTPIVELHWSHGQYTGNSAGCPDVHASCQKPMPNARYTPAFWTSVANTFKDDPAVVLDLFNEPYPDRATPTTEQAWVCWRDGGTCPGIGYEVAGMQDLLDAVRDTGAKNLVLAAGIAYSNDLSGWLEHAPTDPAGNLAAAWHVYNFNTCSTSSCWDAQLAPVAAEVPLVAGEIGENTCSHGFIDSVMKWLDAHQASYLGWTWNTWDCSSGPALISSYDGTPTAFGAGLRDHLAALQS from the coding sequence ATGCCCCGCCCCCCGCATCTGCTCCGTCCCCCGCGCCTGCTCCGCCCCTCGCATCTGCTCCGCACCCTCGCCGTGCTCGCGGGCGCCGTCCTCATCGCCGCCGGACTCGCGACGCCCTCCGCCCTGCCGACGGCGGTCGCGGCGCAGGCCGCGGCGGCAGCACCCCCCGTGCTGCACGCCGAGGGCAACCGGCTCGTCGACGCCGACGGCGCCGCGCACCGGCTGCTCGGCGTCAACCGCTCCGGCGGCGAGTTCGCGTGTGTCCAGGGCTACGGCATCTTCGACGGCCCCGTCGACGACGCCTCCGTCAAGGCCATCGCGGACTGGAAGGCCAACACCGTACGCATCCCGCTCAACGAGGAGTGCTGGCTGGGAACCGACAACATCGACCCGCGCTACGCGGGCGCCAACTACACATCCGCCATCGAGGAGTTGGCCCGGCGCGTCCAGGACCACGGCATGACCCCGATCGTCGAACTGCACTGGTCCCACGGCCAGTACACCGGCAACTCGGCGGGCTGCCCGGACGTGCACGCCAGCTGCCAGAAGCCGATGCCGAACGCGCGGTACACCCCGGCGTTCTGGACGTCGGTCGCGAACACCTTCAAGGACGATCCGGCGGTCGTCCTCGACCTGTTCAACGAGCCCTATCCGGACCGCGCGACGCCCACCACCGAGCAGGCCTGGGTCTGCTGGCGGGACGGCGGCACCTGCCCCGGCATCGGCTACGAGGTCGCCGGCATGCAGGACCTGCTCGACGCGGTGCGTGACACGGGCGCGAAGAATCTCGTGCTCGCGGCCGGCATCGCGTACTCGAACGATCTCAGCGGCTGGCTGGAGCACGCGCCGACGGACCCGGCGGGCAATCTCGCCGCGGCCTGGCACGTCTACAACTTCAACACCTGCTCCACCAGCAGCTGCTGGGACGCCCAGCTCGCGCCGGTCGCCGCCGAAGTCCCGCTCGTGGCGGGCGAGATCGGCGAGAACACCTGCTCCCACGGCTTCATCGACTCCGTCATGAAGTGGCTCGACGCGCACCAGGCCTCGTATCTCGGCTGGACCTGGAACACCTGGGACTGCTCGTCGGGGCCTGCCCTGATCAGCTCCTACGACGGCACACCCACGGCGTTCGGCGCCGGGCTCCGCGACCATCTGGCCGCGCTCCAAAGCTGA
- a CDS encoding xyloglucanase has protein sequence MLLVAAPSSGADDAEEKASAAYTWKNVRVDGGGFVPGIVFNRAEKNLAYARTDIGGAYRWQESSRTWTPLLDSVGWDDWGHTGVVSIASDTVEPDKVYAAVGTYTNDWDPGKGAVLRSADRGETWKKADLPFKLGGNMPGRGMGERLAVDPHDNRVLYLGAPSGHGLWRSTDSGASWSEVTAFPNPGNYQQDPGDSTGYASDNQGIAWVTFDESTGTSGSPTRTVYVGVADKENAVYRSTDAGATWTRLADQPTGHLAHKGVLDAENGYLYLAYSDKGGPYDGGKGQVWRYATRTGEWKNISPATDADTYYGYSGLTVDRQHPGTVMVTGYSSWFPDTQIFRSTDSGGSWTGAWSYAAYPERTNRYTMDVSSVPWLSWGANPAPPEQSPKLGWMTEALEIDPFDSDRMMYGTGATVYGTRNLQQWDSGGKFTITPMVEGLEETAVNDLAVPASGAPLLSALGDIGGFRHADVTTVPPLMYTEPNFTTTTSLDHAESDPDTVVRVGQLDSGPRIAFSGDNGANWSAGKEPSGVSGGGTVAASADGSRFVWSPDGTGVHTSGDRGASWTASSGIPQGAVVESDRAEPKTFYGFKSGTFYVSTDGGASFTAKASTGLPAEGPVRFKAVPGKAGDIWLAGGKAGGTYGLWHSTDSGATFTRVQGVEEADTIGFGKAAPGSEHQTLYTSARIDGVRGIFRSTDAGESWLRINDDAHQWGWTGAAITGDPRIYGRVYVSTNGRGIVYGDDNSPG, from the coding sequence ATGCTGCTCGTGGCCGCCCCGTCCTCGGGGGCCGACGACGCCGAGGAGAAGGCATCGGCCGCGTACACCTGGAAGAACGTCCGCGTGGACGGCGGCGGCTTCGTCCCCGGCATCGTCTTCAACCGGGCCGAGAAGAACCTCGCCTACGCCCGTACCGACATCGGCGGCGCCTACCGCTGGCAGGAGTCGTCCCGGACCTGGACCCCGCTGCTCGACTCGGTGGGCTGGGACGACTGGGGTCACACCGGCGTCGTGAGCATCGCGTCCGACACCGTCGAACCGGACAAGGTGTACGCCGCCGTGGGCACCTACACGAACGACTGGGACCCCGGCAAGGGCGCCGTCCTGCGCTCCGCCGACCGGGGCGAGACCTGGAAGAAGGCCGACCTTCCGTTCAAGCTCGGCGGGAACATGCCGGGCCGCGGCATGGGCGAGCGCCTCGCCGTCGACCCGCACGACAACCGCGTGCTGTACCTCGGGGCGCCGAGCGGCCACGGCCTGTGGCGCTCCACCGACTCCGGCGCCAGCTGGTCGGAGGTGACCGCGTTCCCCAACCCCGGCAACTACCAGCAGGATCCGGGGGACTCCACCGGCTACGCCTCCGACAACCAGGGCATCGCCTGGGTCACTTTCGACGAGTCGACGGGCACGTCGGGATCGCCCACCAGGACCGTCTACGTGGGCGTCGCCGACAAGGAGAACGCCGTCTACCGCTCGACCGACGCGGGCGCCACCTGGACCCGCCTCGCGGACCAGCCCACGGGACACCTCGCCCACAAGGGCGTGCTCGACGCGGAGAACGGCTACCTCTACCTCGCCTACAGCGACAAGGGCGGCCCCTACGACGGCGGCAAGGGCCAGGTGTGGCGGTACGCGACGCGCACCGGCGAGTGGAAGAACATCAGCCCCGCCACCGACGCCGACACCTACTACGGCTACAGCGGACTGACCGTCGACCGGCAGCATCCGGGCACCGTCATGGTCACCGGCTACAGCTCATGGTTCCCCGACACCCAGATCTTCCGCTCCACCGACAGTGGCGGAAGCTGGACCGGCGCCTGGAGCTACGCGGCCTATCCCGAGCGCACCAACCGCTACACCATGGACGTCTCGTCCGTGCCGTGGCTGTCGTGGGGCGCGAACCCCGCGCCACCCGAACAGAGCCCCAAACTGGGCTGGATGACCGAGGCCCTGGAGATCGACCCCTTCGACTCCGACCGGATGATGTATGGCACCGGGGCCACCGTCTACGGCACCAGAAACCTTCAACAGTGGGACAGCGGCGGCAAGTTCACCATCACCCCGATGGTGGAGGGTCTGGAGGAGACCGCAGTCAACGACCTCGCGGTGCCGGCCTCCGGGGCGCCGCTGCTCAGCGCGCTCGGCGACATCGGCGGCTTCCGGCACGCGGATGTCACCACGGTGCCGCCCCTGATGTACACCGAGCCGAACTTCACCACCACGACGAGCCTCGACCACGCCGAGTCCGACCCGGACACGGTCGTGCGCGTCGGCCAGCTCGACAGCGGTCCGCGCATCGCTTTCTCCGGCGACAACGGCGCCAACTGGTCTGCGGGCAAGGAGCCTTCGGGAGTCTCCGGCGGCGGCACGGTCGCCGCGTCCGCCGACGGCAGCCGCTTCGTGTGGAGCCCGGACGGCACGGGCGTACACACCAGCGGTGACCGGGGCGCGTCGTGGACGGCGTCCTCCGGCATCCCGCAGGGCGCGGTCGTCGAGTCCGACCGGGCAGAGCCGAAGACGTTTTATGGCTTCAAGTCCGGGACCTTCTATGTCAGTACGGACGGCGGGGCGAGCTTCACGGCGAAGGCGTCCACCGGTCTTCCCGCCGAGGGGCCGGTGCGCTTCAAGGCCGTACCGGGGAAGGCGGGGGACATCTGGCTCGCGGGCGGAAAGGCCGGCGGGACGTACGGTCTGTGGCACTCGACGGACTCCGGCGCGACCTTCACCCGCGTCCAGGGCGTCGAGGAGGCCGACACGATCGGCTTCGGCAAGGCCGCGCCGGGATCGGAGCACCAGACGCTCTACACCAGCGCGAGGATCGACGGGGTGCGCGGCATCTTCCGTTCCACCGACGCGGGCGAGAGCTGGCTGCGCATCAACGACGACGCCCACCAGTGGGGCTGGACCGGCGCGGCCATCACCGGTGATCCACGGATCTACGGGCGGGTGTACGTGTCCACGAACGGCCGTGGCATTGTTTACGGGGACGACAACTCCCCCGGCTGA
- a CDS encoding LacI family DNA-binding transcriptional regulator: MVTLAEVAHHAGVSASTVSYVLSGKRSISASTKDRVEQSIRELGYHPNAGARALASSRSNIIALMVPLRTDMYVPVMMEIAIAVATTARTHGYDVLLLTGEEGPEAVRRIEGSALADAMILMDVELDDERLPLIRETDRPAVLIGLPADPTGLTCVDLDFVATGAQCVDHLFELGHREIAVIGEAPAVYERHTGFAERTLDGLRARAREHGVRVLHRPCEGTYDALAATLARIFDERPGTTGFVVQNESAVEPLLSLLRRQGRAIPEDVSVIAICPDQVATQASVRLTSVAIPAQEMGRQAVEQVVAKLRGQGADEVALLVPELTVRASSGPGPAK; this comes from the coding sequence ATGGTCACCCTTGCCGAGGTAGCCCACCACGCCGGAGTCTCGGCCAGCACGGTGAGCTACGTACTCAGCGGCAAGCGGTCCATCTCGGCCTCCACCAAGGACCGCGTCGAACAGTCCATCCGGGAGCTCGGCTACCACCCGAACGCCGGCGCCCGTGCCCTGGCCAGCAGCAGGTCCAACATCATCGCGCTGATGGTGCCGCTGCGCACCGACATGTACGTGCCGGTGATGATGGAGATAGCCATCGCCGTCGCCACCACCGCACGCACCCATGGGTACGACGTGCTGCTCCTGACCGGCGAGGAGGGCCCCGAGGCGGTCCGCCGCATCGAGGGCAGCGCGCTCGCCGACGCGATGATCCTGATGGACGTGGAGCTGGACGACGAGCGGCTTCCGCTGATCCGCGAGACGGACCGGCCCGCCGTCCTCATCGGCCTGCCCGCCGACCCCACGGGCCTGACCTGCGTCGACCTCGACTTCGTGGCGACCGGCGCACAGTGCGTGGACCACCTCTTCGAGCTGGGCCACCGCGAGATCGCCGTGATCGGCGAGGCGCCCGCGGTGTACGAACGGCACACCGGGTTCGCCGAGCGCACCCTGGACGGGCTGCGCGCGCGGGCCCGTGAGCACGGGGTGCGGGTGCTGCACCGGCCCTGCGAGGGGACGTACGACGCACTCGCCGCGACCCTGGCAAGGATCTTCGACGAACGCCCCGGCACCACGGGGTTCGTCGTGCAGAACGAATCGGCCGTGGAACCCCTCCTGAGCCTGCTGCGCCGGCAGGGCCGTGCCATCCCCGAAGACGTCTCCGTCATCGCCATCTGCCCCGACCAGGTCGCCACCCAGGCCTCGGTGCGCCTCACCTCCGTCGCCATCCCCGCACAGGAGATGGGACGGCAGGCGGTGGAGCAGGTCGTCGCGAAGCTGCGGGGGCAGGGTGCCGATGAAGTCGCCCTGCTCGTACCGGAGTTGACGGTGCGGGCGAGTTCGGGGCCCGGTCCCGCGAAGTAG
- a CDS encoding rhamnogalacturonan lyase produces the protein MAEHPYAESRRRRGRRGRRARGRVLITAVVAGALAAGGLIALSSTSSAATTRQAEALDRGVVSVHTDAGNLVSWRWLGTDDDDVAFNVYRGGTKVNSSPVTGSTNYFHAGAPNSADYTVRAVVDGTEQGDSVHAVQFRAGYKDVPITPPAGGTTPDGVAYTYEANDASVGDLDGDGALDFVLKWQPTNAKDNSQSGYTGNTVVDGIKLDGTRLWRIDLGRNIRSGAHYTQFQVYDYDGDGRAEVALKTADGTKDGAGTVIGSSSADHRNSSGYVLAGPEYLTMFDGRSGAAMDTVDYVPARGNVASWGDSYGNRVDRFLAGTAYLDGSRPSLIMARGYYTRSVIAAWDWRGGAFTRRWTFDTNSSTNTGKGYDGQGNHSLSVADVDDDGKDEIVYGAMTVDDNGSGLWTTKLGHGDAGHVGDLDPSRTGLEYFKVSEDSSKPGSWMADARTGQRLWTTASGSDNGRGVSADIYAGSAGAESWSAADSTLRSPSGASVGREPSSVNFVNWWDGDTTRELLDGTRIDKYGTGGETRLLTGASVASNNGTKATPALSGDILGDWREEVVWRTSDNKALRIYSTPHETSTKITTLLHDIQYRTALAWQNTAYNQPPHPSFFIGSGMAKAPRPVVSTP, from the coding sequence ATGGCCGAGCATCCGTACGCCGAAAGCCGCCGCCGCAGAGGACGAAGAGGGCGGCGGGCCCGTGGCCGGGTCCTGATCACCGCTGTCGTCGCGGGCGCCCTCGCCGCCGGTGGGCTCATCGCTCTGTCGTCCACCTCCTCCGCGGCCACCACCCGGCAGGCCGAGGCGCTGGACCGGGGTGTGGTCAGCGTGCACACCGACGCCGGGAATCTGGTCAGCTGGCGCTGGCTCGGCACCGATGACGACGACGTGGCCTTCAACGTCTACCGGGGCGGTACGAAGGTCAACTCCTCGCCGGTCACGGGCTCGACGAACTACTTCCACGCGGGCGCCCCCAACAGCGCCGACTACACCGTGCGCGCGGTGGTCGACGGCACCGAGCAGGGCGACTCCGTGCACGCGGTGCAGTTCCGCGCCGGGTACAAGGACGTGCCGATCACGCCGCCCGCCGGTGGCACGACACCGGACGGCGTGGCGTACACCTACGAGGCCAACGACGCCTCCGTCGGCGATCTCGACGGGGACGGCGCCCTGGACTTCGTACTGAAGTGGCAGCCCACCAACGCCAAGGACAACTCCCAGTCCGGCTACACCGGCAACACGGTCGTCGACGGCATCAAGCTGGACGGCACCCGCCTGTGGCGGATCGACCTCGGCAGGAACATCCGCTCGGGCGCGCACTACACGCAGTTCCAGGTGTACGACTACGACGGTGACGGCAGGGCCGAGGTCGCCCTGAAGACGGCGGACGGCACGAAGGACGGCGCGGGCACGGTGATCGGCAGCTCGTCCGCCGATCACCGCAACTCCAGCGGCTACGTCCTGGCCGGGCCCGAGTACCTGACCATGTTCGACGGCCGGTCCGGCGCCGCGATGGACACGGTCGACTACGTCCCGGCGCGCGGCAACGTCGCCTCCTGGGGCGACAGTTACGGCAACCGCGTGGACCGCTTCCTCGCCGGGACCGCCTATCTCGACGGCAGCAGGCCGTCCCTGATCATGGCGCGCGGCTACTACACGCGCTCCGTCATCGCCGCCTGGGACTGGCGTGGCGGAGCCTTCACCCGGCGCTGGACCTTCGACACCAACTCCTCGACGAACACCGGCAAGGGCTACGACGGTCAGGGCAACCACAGCCTGTCGGTCGCGGACGTCGACGACGACGGCAAGGACGAGATCGTCTACGGCGCGATGACCGTCGACGACAACGGCAGCGGCCTGTGGACGACCAAGCTCGGGCACGGCGACGCCGGGCACGTCGGCGACCTCGATCCGTCCCGCACCGGCCTGGAGTACTTCAAGGTGTCCGAGGACAGTTCCAAGCCGGGCTCCTGGATGGCCGACGCCCGCACGGGACAGCGCCTTTGGACCACGGCGTCCGGCTCCGACAACGGCCGGGGCGTGTCCGCCGACATCTACGCCGGTTCGGCGGGCGCCGAGTCGTGGTCCGCGGCGGACAGCACCCTGCGCTCACCGTCGGGTGCGTCGGTCGGCCGCGAGCCGTCCAGCGTCAACTTCGTGAACTGGTGGGACGGCGACACCACCCGTGAACTCCTCGACGGCACCCGGATCGACAAGTACGGCACGGGCGGCGAGACCCGCCTCCTGACCGGGGCGTCGGTCGCGTCCAACAACGGCACTAAGGCGACCCCGGCACTCTCCGGCGACATCCTCGGCGACTGGCGCGAGGAAGTCGTGTGGCGCACCTCCGACAACAAGGCGCTGCGGATCTACTCCACCCCGCACGAGACCAGCACGAAGATCACCACACTGCTCCACGACATCCAGTACCGCACGGCGCTCGCCTGGCAGAACACGGCCTACAACCAGCCCCCGCACCCGAGCTTCTTCATTGGATCCGGCATGGCGAAGGCGCCGCGCCCGGTGGTCTCCACTCCCTGA
- a CDS encoding SigE family RNA polymerase sigma factor, with the protein MGTAVDDAAAAEFHDFFERHYAELARLAHMLTGEKDAADDLAADALVALWHRWDRVRAADHPAAYARGVVANMARSRIRSAVRERRRVALFWGQRAEGVDDPDVPAVVDVQEALRTLPFRKRACVVLRHAFDLSEKDTALTLGISVGTVKSQTSKGMAELQRLLGDLAASQLVGGRQ; encoded by the coding sequence GTGGGGACAGCCGTCGATGACGCAGCCGCCGCGGAGTTCCATGACTTCTTCGAGCGGCACTACGCCGAACTCGCCCGCCTCGCGCACATGCTGACCGGCGAGAAGGACGCCGCGGACGACCTCGCGGCGGACGCCCTGGTCGCGCTCTGGCACCGCTGGGACCGGGTGCGCGCCGCCGATCACCCGGCCGCGTACGCCCGAGGTGTCGTCGCCAACATGGCGCGCAGCCGCATCCGCAGCGCCGTCCGCGAGCGCCGCCGCGTCGCCCTGTTCTGGGGGCAGCGCGCGGAAGGCGTCGACGACCCCGACGTACCGGCGGTCGTCGACGTCCAGGAGGCGTTGCGTACGCTGCCGTTCCGTAAGAGAGCCTGTGTGGTCCTGCGGCACGCCTTCGACCTGTCGGAGAAGGACACCGCGCTCACCCTCGGGATATCGGTCGGTACGGTGAAGAGCCAGACGTCCAAGGGGATGGCGGAGCTGCAACGGCTCCTGGGAGACCTGGCCGCGTCGCAACTCGTGGGAGGGAGGCAGTGA
- a CDS encoding pectate lyase: MTTQRAELRNSRKRRLTRRRAVGAAGGALLLTGATLGANVLLSPAGAATAAADWPTPTGDKAVSKTIEVSGTYDGALQRFYGSGDLGGDGQEEGQDPIFKLKDGAVLKNVVIGSPAADGVHCSGSCTLQNVWWEDVGEDAASFKGTSTSSTYTVTGGGAKKADDKVLQFNGAGKLNITGFQVSDFGKLVRSCGNCSKQYKRTITINDVDVTAPGKSLVGINTNYGDTATLSKIRIHGDSDKKIKPCIRYTGNDSGDEPDETGSGPDGTYCKYSASDISYQ, from the coding sequence ATGACCACGCAACGAGCCGAACTGCGCAACAGCCGCAAGCGCCGCCTCACCCGCCGCCGCGCCGTGGGCGCGGCGGGCGGCGCGCTCCTGCTGACCGGCGCCACCCTGGGCGCCAACGTGCTGCTCTCCCCGGCGGGAGCGGCGACCGCCGCGGCCGACTGGCCCACCCCCACCGGCGACAAGGCCGTCTCCAAGACCATCGAGGTGTCCGGCACCTACGACGGCGCACTCCAGCGCTTCTACGGCAGCGGAGACCTCGGCGGCGACGGCCAGGAGGAGGGCCAGGACCCCATCTTCAAGCTGAAGGACGGCGCGGTCCTGAAGAACGTCGTGATCGGCTCCCCGGCCGCCGACGGCGTGCACTGCTCGGGCAGCTGCACCCTCCAGAACGTGTGGTGGGAGGACGTCGGCGAGGACGCGGCCAGCTTCAAGGGCACGTCGACCAGCTCCACGTACACCGTGACCGGCGGCGGAGCGAAGAAGGCCGACGACAAGGTCCTCCAGTTCAACGGCGCGGGCAAGCTGAACATCACCGGCTTCCAGGTCTCGGACTTCGGCAAGCTGGTGCGCTCCTGCGGCAACTGCTCCAAGCAGTACAAGCGCACGATCACCATCAACGACGTGGACGTGACCGCACCCGGCAAGTCCCTGGTCGGCATCAACACCAACTACGGCGACACGGCGACCCTGAGCAAGATCCGCATCCACGGCGACAGCGACAAGAAGATCAAGCCCTGCATCCGCTACACGGGCAACGACTCGGGCGACGAGCCCGACGAGACGGGCAGCGGCCCCGACGGAACGTACTGCAAGTACAGTGCGTCGGACATCAGTTACCAGTAG
- a CDS encoding MFS transporter, translated as MLRSHLTAATLLRVSAEGAATALVLTVQARTGDAASAGFVQTAMTLPYVLSGPVIGHALDRTDRPRRLVIALACGYAVAIALLMMSAGRSPLVLVLMVAAVVGCVEPVVAALTSLLPRFVPTERLSRAYGLEASSYNVAAIAGPGLAALVAAFVGGGQAGTVTVAAAVLGLLFLPLLRIPPPEARPPVARERTRTGVAQVVTGGLSVLGKNRVLRALTVSTMFAWFGYGGFAVAAVLLGQDIGAGPAAGGQLIAFFAVGSLVGTLAASRWLTPGRSERAIMAGLLGFGTAVAALAVVPSLPWAWAVCVGAGLAEGPLFAATLMLRQRESPPDRLGQVNTTGGSLKIGASAGGAALTGVFAGQLGADGLMLSIAVFQFVGAALWLWLLSSGPSVPASSPSGRRRGSRTRPGRG; from the coding sequence TTGCTCCGCTCGCATCTGACGGCCGCCACGCTGCTCAGGGTGTCCGCCGAAGGGGCCGCGACCGCCCTGGTGCTCACCGTGCAGGCGCGCACCGGGGACGCGGCGAGCGCCGGGTTCGTCCAGACCGCGATGACGCTTCCGTACGTGCTGAGCGGGCCGGTCATCGGCCATGCCCTCGACCGGACCGACCGGCCGCGCCGCCTCGTGATCGCGCTGGCGTGCGGCTATGCCGTCGCGATCGCCCTGCTGATGATGTCGGCGGGGCGCTCGCCGCTGGTGCTCGTGCTGATGGTGGCCGCCGTGGTCGGCTGCGTCGAGCCGGTCGTGGCGGCGCTCACCAGCCTGCTGCCGAGGTTCGTCCCCACCGAACGGCTCTCGCGCGCGTACGGCCTGGAGGCGTCGAGCTACAACGTCGCGGCCATCGCCGGGCCGGGACTCGCCGCGTTGGTCGCCGCGTTCGTGGGCGGGGGACAGGCCGGGACCGTGACCGTGGCCGCCGCCGTGCTCGGCCTGCTCTTCCTCCCTCTGCTGCGGATCCCGCCGCCGGAGGCCCGGCCCCCTGTCGCGCGCGAGCGGACGCGGACCGGTGTCGCGCAGGTCGTGACGGGCGGGCTCTCGGTCCTCGGGAAGAACCGGGTGCTGCGGGCCCTGACCGTGTCGACGATGTTCGCCTGGTTCGGGTACGGCGGGTTCGCGGTGGCGGCGGTGCTGCTCGGCCAGGACATCGGGGCGGGTCCCGCGGCGGGCGGGCAGCTCATTGCCTTCTTCGCCGTGGGATCCCTCGTGGGGACGCTGGCCGCGTCACGGTGGCTGACGCCCGGCAGGTCCGAACGGGCCATCATGGCAGGCCTGTTGGGATTCGGCACGGCGGTCGCCGCCCTGGCGGTGGTGCCGTCACTGCCCTGGGCGTGGGCCGTCTGTGTGGGGGCGGGCCTGGCCGAGGGGCCGCTCTTCGCCGCCACGCTGATGCTCCGTCAGCGCGAGTCGCCGCCGGACCGGCTCGGGCAGGTCAACACCACCGGCGGCAGCCTGAAGATCGGTGCGTCCGCCGGTGGTGCGGCGCTGACCGGGGTGTTCGCCGGTCAACTCGGTGCGGATGGGCTGATGCTGAGCATCGCCGTGTTCCAGTTCGTGGGGGCGGCGCTGTGGCTGTGGCTGCTCAGCAGCGGTCCTTCCGTACCGGCGTCCAGTCCCTCAGGTAGGCGGCGCGGGTCGCGGACCCGGCCTGGGCGCGGGTGA